The Candidatus Methylomirabilota bacterium nucleotide sequence GAACTGCGCGGAGTCGGCGATGACCGCGACGCCCCAGACGAGCGCCACGCCGAGCGTGAGGAGCGGCGGCCCGCCGAACGTGAAGCCTGTGACGAGCGCGCACGCGCCGGATACCGCCATCGCCGCGATCGTGAGGGCCGTGCGTCCCCAGCGGTCCGAGGCGAGGCCGCCGGCCCAGCAGCCGAGGGCGCCCGCCGCGATCACCACGAAGGTCGCCGCGCTCGCGTTGAGCCCGGCGTAGCCGCCGCCGCCGCGCGCCGCGAGGCTCTCGGCGAGGAAGGCGCCGATCCACGCCCACATCGCGTAGAGCTCCCACATGTGGCCGAGGTAGCCGAAGCACGCGAGCCGCGGGCCGCGCTCGCGGAAGACGGCCCACGCCATCCGGAGGTCGAAGCGCGCCGACGGGAAGCGGTGGGGGCCTTCGGTCACGAAGAGCTGGACGATCGCGGCGCCGGCCGCGGCCAGCGCCGACGCGACGAGCAGGGTCCCGCGCCAGGGCAGCTCGGTCGTGCCGCGCACGAGGTGGGGCGTCGCCGAGCCCACGGTGAGCGCGCCGATCAGGATCCCGATCGCGAGGCCGCGCCCCTCCCGGAACCACGTCGCCATGATCTTCATGGCCGGCGGGTAGGCGCCCGCCATCGCGACGCCCGTCAGGAAGCGGAGGGCGAGCGCGGGCGCGAGGCTCTCGATCCAGAGCGCCAGCACGCCGTTGGCGACGACGCCGAGGCCGATGCCGGCCGTCATGAGCGCGCGGGACGACCAGACGTCGGGGAGGTTGCCGAGGGCGCTCGCGAGCGTGCCCGCG carries:
- a CDS encoding MFS transporter — encoded protein: MTPAWRQLTLLSLAELAALSLWFSASAVLPALSREWQLGDGGRAGLTIAVQAGFIAGTLASALGNLPDVWSSRALMTAGIGLGVVANGVLALWIESLAPALALRFLTGVAMAGAYPPAMKIMATWFREGRGLAIGILIGALTVGSATPHLVRGTTELPWRGTLLVASALAAAGAAIVQLFVTEGPHRFPSARFDLRMAWAVFRERGPRLACFGYLGHMWELYAMWAWIGAFLAESLAARGGGGYAGLNASAATFVVIAAGALGCWAGGLASDRWGRTALTIAAMAVSGACALVTGFTFGGPPLLTLGVALVWGVAVIADSAQFSTAITELSPAAYVGTALTTQTCAGFALTMVSIWLVPPLVRWAGWPWAFAALAVGPALGVAAMARLRTLPESAKLAGGRR